One genomic region from Anaeromusa acidaminophila DSM 3853 encodes:
- a CDS encoding aldo/keto reductase, whose amino-acid sequence MDSMQLGRTGLQISRSGFGALPIQRISFDEAKGILRRAYEAGITFFDTARMYTDSEEKIGYALSDVRNQIVIATKSHAKDKKTLLEHLETSLRNLKTDYIDIYQLHNPKELPKEADEEGLYAALLEAKKKGLIRHIGITNHSNKLAMEAAVSGMYDTLQFPLNTLS is encoded by the coding sequence ATGGATTCTATGCAATTGGGACGGACCGGCTTGCAGATAAGCCGGAGTGGTTTTGGCGCGCTGCCGATACAGCGAATTTCTTTTGATGAGGCCAAAGGTATTTTGCGCAGGGCCTATGAGGCGGGCATTACTTTTTTTGATACGGCGCGTATGTACACGGACAGCGAGGAAAAAATCGGCTATGCTCTTTCCGATGTGCGCAATCAGATTGTAATTGCCACCAAAAGCCACGCGAAGGATAAAAAGACGCTGCTGGAGCATTTGGAAACAAGCCTGCGCAACCTAAAGACTGACTATATTGATATTTATCAGCTGCACAACCCGAAAGAGCTGCCGAAAGAAGCGGATGAAGAAGGTCTCTACGCCGCCTTGCTCGAAGCGAAGAAAAAAGGACTGATTCGGCATATCGGCATTACCAATCACAGCAATAAGCTAGCTATGGAAGCGGCTGTTTCCGGTATGTACGATACCCTTCAGTTTCCTCTGAATACGTTGTCTTAG